In Juglans regia cultivar Chandler chromosome 13, Walnut 2.0, whole genome shotgun sequence, the DNA window TCGTCAGGAGACGAATACGTACAAGTCAAAAGGTTTTTTGAGCTCCAACCATATATATAGTGTAACAACTAAACATTTGTGCGGGGACAAGTAACAAGCAGGCCAGTAAAGCTTTGCGTGACAACGTTCAAGCAGTCTTGCTGTAACTGTTGTTTTCCTTCCGGCTAACAAAGTGACCTACAAGTGGGTTCAGGTAAATCTTCTATTATGTCACATCTTTTGCTTCTCATCTTttgttatagacttatagtgccAGGCACTTGAGGCCATGGCACAGCAGACGTTCTTTCGGAATGGAGAACAGACACAAGATACCAAGCAGAAGAAAGAAGCATACATATGAGCAAAGTTAACGTTTGTAGTGCAAATGTGAGATCAACCCCATCTGATGGATCAGGAAGTCGAAACTATCAAGTATTGCTACCTCCTAATTGCAGTGCACTGGCAACCACTTTCGTTTAGATTGAAAGACAAGATGAGAAGCAAAACGTGCGGGACAGGGATGGATGAAAGGGAGCCTGGATTGCAGCAGGGGCCAATGGTTAACACACCATTTCCCCTAAACAAAGCCAACAACCATATTAGGATCTGCAAAGCACCTATCGCCAAGACATTTTGAACCTAACTAACAAATAACCTGAATCAGAGCCAATGTATCTGTGGCTCTTCCGAGAATAACACAACATTTGGGACCACCCAAGCTTTTGGAGATGAAGATTGAAGTAAAAAGTCTTCAAACCTCTAATACCCAATTTGTTCAAACAGTTGTGCATGAAAGTATATTTCATCCAAACAATCACAAGCAAGAATCTGTGACATATGAGACATAAAAAGCATAATGAAACATAATAACTGTCCAAAGAAAGACTATTTTCCATTTGATATGTCCAGTATTGAACAGTGACAAGCAAAGAAGCTCTTTTGGCCACGTTTCCGCCATTTCTTGAATTTGAGTTTAATTTGTCTTCATGCATAGTTCAAACGGAATATGTCATTCAACACATAAAAGCTTCCTTGTGGCGTTGGCATCAAATGGAACATCTAAGTGCAGAAAGCATGACAAAAAAACTGTAGTTAGAAAAAAGAACatcaaaaataaagaataatgttTCTCATTATAATTTACACATCCACTTGAGTGGATCTTGAACTCGAGACCTCACCCTCCAACCCAAGAGAAGATGCCATTTGAGCAAGATCACAATATCACATTGTCgcacaaataaacaaataacatgTTGTGTGATCACTCTCTCAACATCATATCCAAGAACCaaaaaaatgcaataataaaataaatgccaATATATGGCACATGTAAACTCGCTTcaatgaaaagattgaaatcATCCTGGGTTTGTATATTTAATGCAGCATAAAGCACCCTGAAACATTTCAAGAACTGCCAAACATGAAATGCTTGCATGGCTAACTAAAAAACAGGTCCAGTCACTAAACCAATCAAAGTATAAAGAGCTGTCTGCATCCTTGTCACTTGATCACATCAGAAGTATAGTACAGCTGCTTGCTGCAGACTGGTACTATTCAATAGATGGAAACATTTAAGAACCCAGTAAGTTTAATTAACGCTTTGAACATTCCCTTGATAAGCTTATCCAAGAGCTGCCCTCATAATCGTGAACTTCAGGTTAGTATGAATGCATGCACAAAATTAGCATAAACACAAGAAGCATACTCAAGAAGCCAGACAATGAGAGCTCAGCCTGCATTCAAATGGTTTGATTTGAAGTTGGACATTTCCTACCAGGGGCTCTTCTATCTAAAAAATGTAGTTGATTCGTCCAAGCGTATTTTTGACAATTTGTTAGTGGCAAAGCACTCGGAAATCTAGAGTGCGTGGCTATGTCAGTCTGCTTCTTGCTCATTACAATGAAAACTCGGAgagggattaaaaaaaatctacgcATTTTTAGTTAACATACACCTTTTTTTATccgtaaacaaatttttattgaaaaaaattaggggtgtaattgGTCCGGTTTGGTCCTGTTTTGGAATAATTTTGGAATCGAACCAGTGTATACCGGTTTCGAAAATTTAAGAACTGATACAGACCGGTTCATCATCATAGTTCcctaaactttcaattttttcggtttcggtccggtccggtttacAGTTTACACGTATGACACTACATAAgtttagtattataattttttcaacactaaacttaattgttagaatttagtatttattattaacaattactacttcattagtgtctaattatatatagtataagtaatgtctaacttatatcaaatattatattaattttatgttataagattaatatactTGAACAATAAGATTAAAAgctcatattatattaattagcaatttagcatataatataatataaaaaattaaaatatatatatactggtcTGGTTCGGTTCAAACcaattttgaaaaccaataCCAAACTGGTTTTGGTTCTTAAGAACCGATATAGGACCGGAATGGTTACGAACCGAATTGAACCCAGTGGTTTGGTTGGTTAAACCggttttccctttttcttttaacacCCCTAATCAAAGAGTAGAcaagagcccaagtacacgggacatataaaAGAGAGTTTAGTAACATACACGACCAAGTAAAAGAAGttcaagaagaaaaatacacaacaaTATATTTCCTTCACATATATTGGGTTGTCAGTAAAGTAATTCGGTTCTGAAAACCACCAAGGCAAAGAATTGAGGAAGACACTTGAATGATTCATTTAAAGGATGAGGAATACCGCTGCCAAGCAAAAGCATCACTACAAACGTCAGTTAACATGCAGCTAAACTATTTGTTTTTGCGTAATGTTTTAGTCACCAACAATTTGACATGGTTTGATCATgaaataacttttatataaagtaaatatatggTATTATACAAAAACACGTCAGTCTGCTGTGACTTTACTTTCGTAGAACCTATTTGTGTTCGCAGCACTTCTCTTTATATTATATGCCAAGATAAGTACCAAATACCAAGAAAGCGATATATTCATCCAGCTATGCTACAGAAACCCAAGCAAAACAACGCAATGCTTAGATCAGACAATAAATACTGATTAGAAACACTGCAAAGATATAAAAAGGTTATTCGACAAGGAAATGTAGATCTGCCAatggaaacaaaattaaatcacCTGAGAAAGCCATAAACACCAATTTCCTAACAAAATCCTCCATTttgcaaagaaaacaaaaaatttgaagtAGATCTAAAACTCACACCCGGAGAAGCCTTAGTACTCCAATTTGGATATAAGTAATATACGCACAATAAGCATAATCAAAAGCCAGAAGAACCAGCGATCTCGATCCTAATCGGATCAGGGAGCAATCGAATGCGAAAAAGGGACAGAAACGATAACAGTGGGGATACCTGGCTGAACTTGAGGGCATGCTGTTCGCCAGCGAGCTGGAGGTTACCGCTGACGAAGACGAGCATGCCGCCAACGGGACCAGAGGGCTGGCAATCGACGGTGGTGATACTGTGCTGGCACTGCTGGAAGGGGAGGGTGGTGAGCTTGGCGACGATGTTCTGGGAGCCTTGGGTCTTCTGGCCCTCAAAGGTCAGCATCGACTCGTCCTGGTAAAGGCTCGCCAGCCCCGCACGGTTCGCATCGAATGTCGTGTAGTAGTGCTCCACGAATGCCTTCGCCAACTGGTCTGGATCCATCTCCGCAGCACCCGATGATCGATCACTGCCCTCTCCACCGCTTATTACcaacgcagagagagagagagagaggggttggaGAGTGAGAACTATTGTTATGTCGCAGAGGGAAATCTgagaataatgaataatatataaaaaaaataataatatataaaactttaattaagagaataatgaataacaaccttttttttttttttaaatgacgcCAGAATGtcctatagttttttttttttttagttatagtTGTTTTCAGCGCATTATTTCGCAATATTATTTTCGTAACATTATTTTCAGCGACCTGATAgcttttttaattaactaaaaaagttatagaaaaaaaaaaagtgaatcatataCATGATTGATGTGAAGTGTGAACTGATATAACTTTTTAAGTCCTTGGAAATATGATTTGGGAATTGACATGTTTAATAAAcccatattttaatcattaaaaattactaataaacacagtaaattaatatgatttgtgGATGCTTTTCATATTCATCATTGTTATCTCGAGTTGTAGGGTTGAAACAAAGCCCTGAAAGCACCTCTTATCACCCAATTGAAACTAGACTCCATATATTTACAATGGCATCAATTTGTTTTCAGACTGAGGCCTAGGCATTTTATTATGTTGTTAAAAAGTTTTTCAACTTAATAaacttatactatatatttaatttttatttttattttttgataggtgTGTGGTATAAAGCtattaaatagaaattttgCTTATTAAATCCCGCAAcgatttttttacaagttttaGAAATAGGGATAATActaagagagataaaaaaaaatgtcactctttttattttgaatgtcTCGTTACAATCATAAATTGATATCccataatttaaataatctaTACCAATTATTTAAGAATAACTCTATTCAAAGAACTTATTTCTCTTCAAATAAATAGAACTTAAAACATGACAATGATAAAATGCTATAAAATATACGATGGAACGCAACATTccaatcaatccaaatatttttatttacgggaaagaatagaaaagaaaagtaggGGAATGTTTGGGACGGATATTGTACTTATATCAAGTCGAGAGATCACTTGCTGTAGAGTCGATATGTCCGAGTGGTTAAGGAGACAGACTTGAAATCTGTTGGGCTTCGCCCGCGCAGGTTCGAACCCTGCTGTCGACGTTCCTTTTTgttagattttccttttgctaaAAGCTCTCTGTTCTCCTGAATATCAATATCTGACCCTCCGAAGGATATATGTTTAAGCTAGCTAATCCAGATTAGGATTAAAGTagataatgttattttttatttgttgaatttattattaatttgtttaataataatattgaactTCCGCTTCTCCCATTCCGGATTGGTTGATCCCCAAAAGCTGACCAAATTATTAAAACCAAGTTATTTTGTGAGTAAAATAAGCAATAGGTTAAGACATTGATTGTAATATCCGGATTAAGTATAGGAGATGGTGAATGGGATCCCGGATGTGAATTGAGCTTTCCTTGGTTGTGCAGTCAAGGGAACTGTTATCTTGGAGaagttttcaacaaaacaatGATAACAGCTACAAAGAACAAGAATAATAAAGCACCTTGCTGCCTGCCAAAAGCTTATCAGAGCTCATTGAGTTCGTGCTAAAGTTCctcttttgaaatctatttCCACAGAAATCCAATCTTTATAGAAAACTCTccagaaatataaaaaataaaaatagaagttGCTGTTAGAACAATTGAAGAAGAATAAAGAGATGTCCTGCAACTTGTAATTCATTACTCAAGCAAGATGCTTTTGCACAGAACACTAAACCATTGCTTGTATCTAATCTTGACTAAGATATGTTGGCATTGGTTCAGAGTATAAGATCAGAGTAAGCAAGTGCATCAAAAGATATGTACAAATCAGGCAAGAATTGTGACTTTACTCGGAATTTATACAATGTCGTAGTTACATCAATCCTCAGTCGAACaaacttttctctttgttagacaaaaaaaaaaaaatgtaaagaaaaggATGCTCTATCAGTACACATCAACCATCTTTATTGAAGTCTGAATATACACGATGCATTCTCCCGTTGCTGAGAAGCTATATTCTCATTCCTTCAACTGATAAATTACTATAATACAAGCATTGACACCCGGCAAAGAAGTGAGAACTCTTCCAAGGATCGAAACTTTAATTATTGTGCGGCGAAGAGGACGAAACCCCACATGTTCTATGATACATCAAAGTCTAGGGGATATTTCGTTGACCATTTTCAACTAGTATCTCTGAATTTGAGGTATATCAGAGAGCCTGTACTAGCAGCAGATAAATCTCAAACAACCGATCCTTGATGAAAAGCTTGGAAATGAGATGAACTTTACAAGTGAAAAATGAACTGTCTTCTATATCTGCCTCataagaaaatcaacaaaaactcAATCCCAATCAATCAAGCATGGCTTCTAATATACACTGCCACCAAAAAGCTAATGTCTCCCTGGATATAACGAGCAGAAGTCAATAGACTAGTAATTGTACAAGTCTATGAAAAAATCATTGACTTTTATAAAGGAAACTATGACTATTCAAGAGGAAGAACTATAAAATCACAAGTAAAGTTTTAGTTCCAGAGAACTTACATTGGGAAGAACTCTGTACCCATTTAAGCATTAGTAAGCACACACGAGAACACTAGTCATGCTTGCCTCAGCAGCAAGCCTTTAGAATAGAAGTTCTCACCATGGATTCCCATTTGAAGCTGATCACAAAAAGCGTGAAACCTCCCTATAAAGTTGTTGAGCTTCAAATGGTTTTGAAACATACCCATCCATTCCACATTTTAGGGATTCCTCATGTGTAGCCTGGATCACATCTGCCGTCATGGCCAAAATGGGAACATGCCACTTTGAAATATTAGCATAACCTTCCACAGATAGTTCCCCATGTTGAATCCGATTATTGATACTGTGTTCCATGTACCTAATTTTTCTGGTAGCTTCAAACCTGAGGGAGGGAGATTAATGGTTCTTAAATATAGTAATTGATCTACCAATAACatcaaaaaatcattaaaatcaaataagatCATCAATGGAGAGAGTGAAACGTGCAGCCCAA includes these proteins:
- the LOC109003199 gene encoding nuclear transport factor 2B-like, encoding MDPDQLAKAFVEHYYTTFDANRAGLASLYQDESMLTFEGQKTQGSQNIVAKLTTLPFQQCQHSITTVDCQPSGPVGGMLVFVSGNLQLAGEQHALKFSQMFHLMPTPQGSFYVLNDIFRLNYA